A single Tenacibaculum sp. Bg11-29 DNA region contains:
- the clpP gene encoding ATP-dependent Clp endopeptidase proteolytic subunit ClpP — MDYGKEFEKYATKQHGINSTYLGKITSSLTPYIMEERQMNITQMDVFSRLMMDRIIFLGTGVNDQVANVIQAQLLFLESVDANKDISIYINSPGGGVYAGLGIYDTMQFIKPDVATICTGMAASMGAVLMCAGAKGKRSALPHSRIMIHQPMGGAQGQASDMEITVKEIGKLKTELYDIIADHSGQTFEKVQEDSDRDYWMKADEAKAYGMVDEILKRK; from the coding sequence ATGGATTACGGAAAAGAATTCGAAAAATACGCAACAAAGCAACACGGTATAAACAGTACATATTTAGGTAAAATTACAAGTAGTTTAACGCCATATATTATGGAAGAACGTCAGATGAACATTACTCAAATGGATGTTTTTTCTCGTTTAATGATGGATAGAATTATCTTTTTAGGTACTGGTGTTAATGATCAAGTAGCTAATGTAATTCAAGCACAATTATTGTTTTTAGAAAGTGTAGATGCGAATAAAGATATTTCAATTTATATTAATTCTCCAGGAGGTGGGGTTTATGCAGGTTTAGGTATTTACGATACAATGCAGTTTATTAAGCCAGATGTAGCAACAATTTGTACTGGTATGGCAGCATCTATGGGAGCTGTTTTAATGTGTGCAGGAGCAAAAGGAAAACGTTCTGCTTTACCGCATTCACGTATCATGATTCACCAACCAATGGGTGGTGCGCAAGGGCAAGCATCAGATATGGAGATTACAGTAAAAGAAATAGGAAAGTTAAAAACTGAATTATACGATATCATTGCAGATCATTCAGGGCAAACCTTCGAGAAAGTACAAGAAGATTCTGATAGAGATTATTGGATGAAGGCAGACGAAGCGAAAGCTTACGGAATGGTAGATGAAATTTTAAAAAGAAAATAA
- the clpX gene encoding ATP-dependent Clp protease ATP-binding subunit ClpX, with the protein MSKEENLECSFCGRKKPETDLLIAGMDAHICDKCIEQAHGIVEEEVAEAKTDGLSKDLTLNKPKEIKAFLDEYIIGQTETKRGMSVAVYNHYKRLLQTKDDEDEVEIEKSNIILVGETGTGKTLIARTIAKMLNVPFSIVDATVLTQAGYVGEDVESILSRLLQAADYEVDKAERGIVFIDEIDKIARKGDNPSITRDVSGEGVQQALLKLLEGSVVNVAPKGGRKHPDQKFIEVNTKDILFIAGGAFSGIDRIISKRLNMQAVGYSASIDEDSVDESNLLQYIIPSDLKSFGLIPEIIGRLPVLSFMNPLDAKTLRAILTEPKNSIIKQYTKLFAMDDVEFTLTEGALQFIVDKAVEYKLGARGLRSLCEAILTDAMFEMPSSDEKELKVTREYAEAKITKSALKKLRAAS; encoded by the coding sequence ATGTCGAAAGAAGAAAACTTAGAATGTTCCTTTTGTGGGCGTAAAAAACCAGAAACCGATTTATTAATCGCTGGTATGGATGCGCATATTTGTGATAAATGTATTGAACAAGCTCACGGAATTGTAGAAGAGGAAGTTGCAGAAGCTAAAACAGATGGTTTGTCTAAAGATTTAACCTTAAATAAACCAAAAGAAATTAAAGCTTTTTTAGATGAATACATCATAGGGCAAACAGAAACTAAAAGAGGTATGTCTGTCGCTGTATACAATCACTATAAGCGATTGTTACAGACGAAAGACGATGAAGATGAGGTAGAGATTGAAAAATCAAATATCATTTTAGTAGGAGAAACAGGTACAGGTAAAACATTAATAGCTCGTACAATTGCGAAGATGCTAAATGTGCCATTTTCTATTGTTGATGCAACTGTTTTAACACAAGCAGGATATGTAGGTGAAGATGTAGAGAGTATTTTAAGTCGTTTACTACAAGCAGCAGATTATGAGGTTGACAAAGCTGAGCGAGGAATTGTTTTTATCGATGAGATTGATAAAATAGCTCGTAAAGGTGATAACCCATCAATTACTCGTGATGTGTCAGGAGAAGGTGTTCAACAGGCTTTATTAAAACTTTTAGAAGGGTCGGTTGTAAATGTAGCTCCTAAAGGAGGAAGAAAACATCCAGATCAAAAATTCATTGAAGTAAATACTAAAGATATTTTATTTATCGCTGGTGGTGCTTTTTCAGGAATTGATAGAATCATAAGTAAGCGTTTAAATATGCAAGCAGTTGGTTATAGCGCATCAATTGATGAAGATAGTGTTGATGAAAGTAATTTATTACAATACATTATTCCATCTGATTTAAAATCTTTTGGGTTAATTCCTGAAATTATTGGTCGTTTACCAGTATTGAGTTTTATGAATCCGTTAGATGCAAAAACATTACGAGCAATATTAACAGAACCTAAAAATTCTATTATTAAGCAGTACACGAAGTTATTTGCTATGGATGATGTTGAATTTACTTTAACAGAAGGAGCTTTACAGTTTATTGTTGATAAAGCAGTAGAGTATAAGTTAGGAGCTCGTGGATTACGTTCGTTATGTGAAGCAATTTTAACCGATGCAATGTTTGAGATGCCTAGTTCTGATGAAAAAGAATTAAAAGTAACAAGAGAATATGCAGAAGCTAAAATTACAAAGTCAGCTTTAAAGAAGTTAAGAGCAGCTTCATAA
- a CDS encoding leucine-rich repeat domain-containing protein → MKKTVSHFLLFLLTFNIFSQETIDIKDIGLEECLIDLDIDSNGLNGNILVSDAKYVINLNINDPITNKLLPNVHSKIKNLGGLEHFPNLKRLDCFGNEITQIDLSKSTSITFLNCSENKIERLDLSNNTELVYVSCDGNKLNSLIIGDNPNLKSLYTSFNELTTLNVKSCTKLESLDTTGNQMNSIIVNDTQLNKIPEGWYKDENVVYTKNANSIKSIHEENVKEESKPVTTVQSETKAPQPVINNQPKESAANYYEKFQLSVVSEYDKLVLAANHTQSKKNELQQKYSLNPKQLSQWITKYSNLLTTNKIIVKGVDVGAPQKYTATYYSKFKKSAVDEYEKAILNPTYLQSKKVEVQKKYNLNSQQFTEWINLLGNTAFKIKTIQSSESTENYYDKFKKSVVREYEALVLNTTHIQKKKRDVQQKYSITAAQLIEWINKHSKVKKH, encoded by the coding sequence ATGAAAAAAACTGTATCCCACTTTCTTTTATTTTTATTAACCTTTAACATATTTTCTCAGGAAACCATTGATATTAAAGACATTGGTCTTGAAGAATGTTTGATTGATTTGGACATCGATTCTAATGGTTTAAATGGAAATATTTTGGTGAGTGATGCCAAATATGTCATTAATTTAAATATTAATGATCCAATAACAAATAAGTTATTGCCTAACGTACATTCTAAAATTAAAAATTTGGGAGGTCTTGAACACTTTCCTAACTTAAAACGTTTGGATTGTTTTGGAAACGAGATTACACAAATAGACTTATCTAAAAGTACATCTATCACTTTTTTAAATTGTAGTGAAAATAAAATAGAACGTTTAGATCTTAGTAATAATACTGAATTAGTATATGTAAGCTGTGACGGTAATAAGTTAAATTCTTTAATTATTGGAGATAATCCTAACCTTAAAAGTTTATACACTAGTTTTAATGAACTAACAACTTTAAATGTTAAGTCTTGTACTAAGCTAGAAAGCTTAGATACAACAGGAAATCAAATGAATAGTATTATCGTAAATGACACACAATTGAATAAAATACCAGAAGGATGGTATAAAGATGAAAATGTTGTTTACACAAAAAATGCGAATAGTATAAAAAGTATTCATGAAGAAAATGTTAAAGAAGAAAGCAAACCTGTTACAACTGTTCAATCAGAAACTAAAGCACCACAACCTGTAATAAACAACCAACCTAAAGAAAGTGCTGCTAATTATTATGAAAAATTTCAACTTTCTGTTGTTTCTGAGTATGACAAATTAGTACTAGCTGCTAATCATACACAAAGTAAAAAGAATGAATTACAACAGAAATACAGCTTAAACCCTAAACAACTTTCACAGTGGATAACTAAGTATTCAAACTTACTAACTACAAACAAGATCATTGTTAAAGGAGTCGATGTAGGAGCTCCTCAAAAATATACTGCTACTTATTATTCAAAATTTAAAAAATCTGCAGTAGATGAATATGAGAAAGCAATACTCAATCCTACTTATTTACAAAGTAAAAAAGTAGAAGTTCAGAAAAAATACAATTTAAATTCTCAACAATTTACTGAATGGATTAACCTACTTGGTAACACTGCTTTTAAAATTAAAACTATCCAATCATCAGAAAGTACTGAGAACTATTACGATAAATTTAAAAAATCTGTTGTTCGCGAGTATGAAGCTTTAGTTTTAAACACGACACATATACAAAAGAAAAAGAGAGATGTACAACAAAAATATAGTATAACAGCTGCTCAGCTTATCGAATGGATTAATAAGCATAGTAAAGTTAAGAAGCATTAA